In Aeromicrobium wangtongii, the DNA window CGGAGAAGGCGCGGCGCACGACGAAACCGAGCCGGCGGGCGAAGCAGCGCCGTCTGGACACCAAGAAGCGCCGCGGGGCGATCAAGCAGGGCCGCAGCGGGACGTGGGAATAGCCCGCGGGTGGGAATCGTTGTCATCTGTCCGGGAAGATTCCCGGTCACGGAAGGACGATCGCCATGAAGGTCCGCAACTCGCTGTCATCGCTGAAGAACCAGGCCGGCTCGCAGGTCGTGCGTCGCCGCGGCCGCACGTTCGTCATCAACAAGGCCAATCCCCGCCTGAAGGCCCGCCAGGGCTGACCAGCCGGCACCGTGCCCCGATCCGCCCGCGGCGGGTCGGGGCATCTGCATGATTGGCCGCCCCTCCGGCGGGTACCCGCTGCGGAACCGACACCTTGGAGGAACCGTGACCGAAGCCCCGCCCGAGCCCGGACTGCCCGAGCAGGACGCCCCCGAGAAGCCAGAGGCGCCCGATCTGCCGGACCCGGCCTTCCCCGAGGCGCTGCCCGATGCCGAGCCGGGCGCCGAGCCCGATCGCGAACCGGCCACCGAGCCCGCAGCCGAGTAGAGCGCGGCGTGCCCGGCCGCGTGCCCGGGCACGCCCTAGGCTTTCGGCCATGGCCACTGTGATCCTGGTGCGGCACGGCCGCACCACTGCGAATGCCAGCGGCGTCCTCGCCGGCCGCACCGCCGGCGTCCGGCTCGACGACGTCGGGCGCCGTCAGGCCGACCGAACCGCCGAGCGACTGGCCGTCGTGCCGCTGGCCGGTGTCGTCACGAGCCCGCTGGAGCGATGCCGGCAGACGACGCGCGCGATCCTCGCCCACCAGGACGCGGCGGTGCCCACCTCCGTCGAGCGCGGCATCACCGAGTGCGACTACGGCGACTGGCAGGGACGCAAGCTCGCCGAGCTGGCCAAGGAGGAGCTGTGGTCGGTCGTGCAGTCACAGCCGTCCGCGGCCGTCTTTCCCGGCGGTGAGTCGCTCGCCATGATGCAGGCCCGCTCGGTCGCGGCGATCCGTCGCCACGACGCGGCCTTCGAGGCCGAGCACGGACGCGGCGCGGTGTGGGTCGCGGTCAGCCACGGCGACATCATCAAGTCGATCCTGGCCGATGCGCTGGGGATGCACCTGGACCTGTTCCAGCGCATCAACGTCAACCCGGCCTCGGTGTCGATCATCCGGTACGGCACGAGCCGCCCCGACGTCCTGGCCACCAACACCGATGCCGGCGATCTGTCCTGGCTGCGCACGAAGCCGGCCGACGAGGACGCGCAGGTCGGTGGCGGGGCAGGCCATGAGGCGCCCGCTGCGGCGCGCTCCTAGGATTGTTGGCATGCCCCCGATCGTGCACGGATTCGACTGGCCCGACCGTCTGGTGGTCGGCACCGTCGGCCTGCCGGGAGAACGCACCTTCTACCTGCAGGCCCAGACGGGCGCTCGCCTGGTCAGCGTCGCCCTCGAGAAGGAGCAGGCCGCGGCCCTGTCCGAACGCGTCGAGGAGGTCCTGGACGCCCTGATGGGCGAGGAGGGCAACCCGTTCAGCGTCCCGGCCCTCACCCCCGAGGGGCTCGTCGACAACGCTCCGCTCGCGCAGCCCGTCGAGGAGCAGTTCCGCGCCGGCGCCCTCAGCTTGGGCTGGGACCCGACGACCGCCCAGCTGGTGATCGACGCCTTCCCGATCCCGGTCATCGACCCCGACGAGCTGGAGGGCCTGGAGCCCGACGACGAGATCGAGATCGAGCCCGACGAGGTGCTGCGCGTCCGCATCCCGGTGGGCCTCGCGCGGGCCTTCGCCAAGCGCACCCGCGAGGTGGTGGGGGCCGGACGCCCGATCTGCCCCCTGTGCCGCCAGCCGATGGACGGCGACGACCACGTCTGCGAGCTCCCTGACGGGTTCCGTTGACCACGGACGCCGATCTCCAGTGCGGCGACATCGAGCTGGAGGGGCGGATCATGCCGGCCTCCAACGCGACCTTCGTCGGGAGCATCGGTGCGGTCAAGATCGTCTACAAGCCGGTCGCCGGCGAGCAGCCGCTGTGGGACTTCCCCGACGGCAACCTGGCCAGACGCGAGGTGGCGGCGTACCTGGTCTCCGAGGTGCTCGGGTGGGACGTCGTGCCACGGACCTGGCTGCGCGACGGGCCCATGGGGCCGGGCATGGTGCAGCTGTGGCAGGACGTCGACCCCACCCAGGACGCCGTCGACCTGGTGCCGTCCGACGCGGTGCCGGAGCACGGCTGGCGGCACGTGTTCGACGGCTTCGACGCCCACGACCGTCCGGTCTCGCTGATCCACGAGGACTCCCCCGAGCTTCGCCGGATGGCGGTGTTCGACGTCATCACCAACAACGCCGACCGCAAGGGCGGTCACGTGCTTGAGATGCCCGGCGGGCACCGGTACGGCATCGACCACGGCCTGACGTTCCACGCCGAGCACAAGCTGCGGACCGTGCTGTGGGGCTGGGTCGACGAGGCGCTGACCCCGTACGAGCTGGAGGGAGTCGAGCGGGTCCGCGCGGCGCTGGCCGGTGAGCTCGGCAGCGCCCTGGGCGATCTGCTGACGGAGTGGGAGATCAGCGCCTTCGCGGCGCGCTGCGACGCGATGCTGCGTAAACCTCGCTTTCCCCGTCCCCGCGGGCACATGCCGGCCATCCCGTGGCCGCCGTTCTGATGGCCGCCGACGCGCTGCTGATCGGCTGCGGCGACCTGGGAGCCGACATCGGTCTGCGCCTGGCCGCCCAGGGGCACGATGTGGTCGCGATCCGCCGCCGCGGCGATCTCGTGCCGTCGCCGCTGACCGGTGTGTCGGCCGATCTCACCCGGGAGCGCCCCGTCCTGCCGGCGCTGGACCTGGACCGTCTCGTGGTCGCCCTCACCGCCCGGCCACGCAGCGAGCAGGCGTACCGGCAGACCTATGTCGAGGGCATGCAACGGGCGCTGGACGCCGTGGACGCAGCCGGGCAGCGACCGGCACGAGCCGTGCTCGTGTCGTCGACCGCGGTCTACGCCGATGCCGACCCGGGCCGGCTGCTGGACGAGACGACGCCGCCGGAGCCCGGCGACGGGCCGGGTCGGATGCTGCTCAAGGCGGAGCGGGTGTTCCTGGACCGCGTGCCGGCCGGGACGGTCGTGCGGTTCTCCGGCCTGTACGGGCACGGCGAGCCGCGCCTGGTCGCCCAGGTGCAGCGCGGCGAGGTCAGCGATCCGCACCGTTGGACCAATCGCATCCACCGCGACGACGCCGCGGCAGCCGTCGTCCACCTGCTGACCATGGACGACCAGCCTGAGCGCCTGTACATCGGCACGGACGACGAGCCGGCGCTGCTGGGCGATGTCGCCGCGCACGTCGCGGCGCAGCTGGAGCTGCCCGCCCCACCGAGGGCGGATCCGGCCCGCGGCCACGGCAAACGGCTGAGCAATGCGCGCCTGCGTGCCAGCGGCTGGGTGCCACAGTTCCCGACCTACCGGCAGGGATACGTCGCCGACCAGTGAGCCGCGCGGGTGGACTGCGGGTGAACTGTCTCGAAACGCGAGATGACGGCCCGTCACGACAGGCTCTCCCCTAGATTCGGGCAGTGACCGACAGCGAGCCACCTCTTGTGTCCACCGCCTGGCTGGCGACACATCTCGAGCACCCCACGCTGCGGATCCTGGACGCGACCGTCGACCTCACCCATCCCGGCGACCCGGGCACCAGCTGGGCGGTGGCGTCGGGAGCCGCTGAGCACGCGGCCGAGCACATCCCCGGAGCGCTGCACGCCGATCTGCTCTCCCAGTTCTCGGCGCCGACCGGGATCTTCCAGCGGCCCGACGCCGATCAGGTGACGGCCGCGCTGGCCGAGCTCGGCATCGGCAGCTTCTCGCGCATCGTGATCTACGATCGCGCCGCCACGGTGTGGGCCGCCCGCCTGTGGTGGGTGCTGCGATCGTTCGGGATCGAGGCCTCCGTCCTGGACGGCGGGCTCACGGCCTGGCAGGCGGAGGGCAGGCCCACCACGTCCGAGCCGACGCCGGTCACCCCGTGCCGGCCCCCGGCCGTGACCGACCGGAGCGAGCTGTTCGCGGACTGCGAGGAGGTGCTGTCGGTGGTCAGGGACGGCGGCGCCTGCCTGGTCAACACCCTGAGCACATCGGAGTTCACGGCGTCCGAGCCCACCTTCTTCGCGCGCGGTGGCCGCATCCCGGGCAGCCTGAACGTGCCCTCCTTCACCCTGCTGGCCGGCGACAACACCTTCCTGCCCGTCCAGGCCCTGCGCAAGCGGTTCGCCGATGTGTTGACCGGGCCGGACCGCAAGATCCTGTACTGCGGCATCGGGGTCGCGGCCTGCGTCGACGCGCTGGCCCTGACCCTGCTTGGAGAGACCGACGTCGCGGTCTACGACGCCTCGTACGAGGAGTGGGCCGCCGACCTGTCCCTCCCGGTCGAGGTGCACGCCTGAGAGGGCGGTGAGCTCAGTCGCCCGTCCGGGCTCCGGCCGGCGCGGTACGCCCGGGCCGCGACCTGAGCCCGCCCGGTCACGGATCGGGCCAGGACTCCTGCTCGGCACCGCCGGCCAGCCCGGGCCACAGCCGCAGCAGCAACGTCAGGGCGAACCGCTGACCGGAGTCGAGCAGATCCACCTCGCCGACCTCCGCGACGCGGCGCAACCGGTACCGGAAGGTGTTGGTGTGCACGAACAGGGCCTCGGACGCCTTGGTGACGTCGCCGAAGGCGTCGAGCCAGGCCTGGAGGGTCGGCACCAGCTGACCGTCGTGCTGCCGGTCGTACTCGACGAGCCGGGCCAGCGGACCGGTCAGCTGCTCGCCGCGCGCGATCGTCCGGTCCCGCAGCTCCATCAGCAGGGACTCGGTCTGCACGTCGGCCAGCCGCGCCACCGATCGGGATCCCCCGGCCTCGCGCAGCACCCGCAGGATGCGATCGGTCGTGGCCCGGGCGCGCACGATGTCGGACAGATGGGTCGCAGCGGGCCCGACCGCCACGATCGGCCGGGACCGGTCGCCGATGCGTCCGAGGAAGTCCGTCGCGATGCGGGTCGCCCGCGCCTCGGCCTCCTCAGGCGATCCGCCCGCCGCCACCAGGCCGTACGCGACGCCGTCGATCAGGGCTGACGCCGAGCGGGGGTTGACCGCGCTGAGGTGCATCGCGAACGCATCGGCCAGCCTTTGCTGCTCGTGCGCGGCCGACGGATCGCCCTGGTGGGATGCGCCGGGGCCGGCCAGCGTGCAGGCCAGCACCAGCAGGCGCGCATCGGCAAGGCCCAGCCGCTCCAACGACTCCCGGGCGCCCTGGCCGCCCTCGAGCACCGAGCTGAGCAGGTCGGCACGCACCCGGCGGCCGGTGTCGGCGCCCGCCCGGACCCGCAGCAGATGCAGCGCGACCAGCTGCGCCGTGTCCCGCAGCGCCCCGGCACGCGCCTCGCTCAGCGGGCCCGTGACGGCCGCCCAGATCGAGCCCAGCACCTCGTCGCCGGCGCGGACCGCCACCGCGACCCGGGGCAGCGTCACCGAGCCGTCGTCCGCGACGATCTCGTCGACGTAGATCGGCTGATCGGATCGGTGCAGGTCGCGGAAGACGCCGCGCTCGTTGAGGATGCGCGCATAGCGCTCCGGCACCTGGCGACCCAGGATCGTCTCGACCCGCGACGAGTCGGCCTCGTCCTGCCGGCTGGAGAAGGCCAGCACCCGCGAGCTGTTGTCCTCGATCGTGACCGGGGCGTCGAGCAGCGACGAGATCGCGTTGGCGACCGCGAACAGATCACCCGACGGCAGACCGCCCAGCGTCTCGGAGGCCGGACCGCCCACATCGCCCTCGGCGAGCACGGACCGCAGCATGGTCGCGATGTGCGCCCACGGCGCTCCACGGCTCAGCCCCAGCAGTGCCACACCGGATGCCTCGGCGGCTGCCCGCACCTCGTCGGTGAACGGGACGGGAGCGCGGATGACCAGCCCTGCCGCGTCCTGGCGGCCCAGGTCGCCCAGCAGCCCGGCGATCTCGGTCGGGTCGTCGATCGCGACGCCCAGGACGAGCGCGTGCCGGGGCAGCACCGGCGCGTCGACCCGGTCGTGGATCACGATCCCGCCGATGTCGTCGACGCGGCTCGTGTCGCCGTGCACCAGGTCGAGCAGGGTCGCGCCGAGGTCGTCCAGGACGCGCACCAGGCTGGCACGAGGACGCGGGGTGGAGCTCGGCATGGCACTGCTTTCGACACGGAGCGGGGCGGCACCAGCGTACGGCGTGCCGGTCCGCCCCACGCCCCTTCCGGCGTGCCCGTCGCGTTCAGCCGCTGACCCACTCGGTGTGCGTCGTGACGTCCGCCAGGCGCTCGGGGACCGGCAGCACGCCGATGCCCGGTCCGGTCGGCACCGACAGCATCCCGTCGTCGAGGACGAAGGGCTCGGTGATGTCGGTGCGGTAGTAGCGGTCCGACGCCGAGGTGTCGCCCGGCATCGTGAACCCGGGCAGCGCCGCCAGGGCGATGTTCGCGGCGCGACCGATGCCGGTCTCGAGCATCCCACCGCACCACACCGGCACCCCGTTGGCGGCACACACATCGTGGATGCGGCGTGACTCCAGGTAGCCGCCGACTCGTCCGGGCTTGACGTTGACCACCTGGCAGGCGCCCAGCCGGATCGCCGCCGCGGCCGACTGCGCCGAGGTGATCGACTCGTCCAGGCACACCGGCGTCGTGATCTGCCGCGCGAGGTCGGCGTGCCCCAGGATGTCCTCCTCCTCCAGGGGCTGCTCGATCAGCAGCAGGTCGAACGGGTCGAGGCGCGCCAGGTGCCGGGCGTCGGCGAGCGTGTAGGCGGTGTTCGCGTCGACCTGCAGCAGCACGTCGTCACCGAACCGCTCCCGCACGGCGCGCACCGGCTCGACGTCCCAGCCGGGCTCGATCTTGAGCTTGATGCGGACGTACCCCTGGTCCAGGTAGCCGTCGACGGCGTCGAGCAGCTGCGGGACGCTGTCCATGATGCCCACCGAGACACCGCACGGCACCCGGTCGTGGACCGCGCCCAGCTCACGTCCGAACGATCGGCCCTCGGCGCGCAGCTCGGCGTCCAGCACCGCCATCTCGAGCGCGGCCTTGGCCATCCGGTGGCCCTTGAACGGCGACAGGACCGTCGCGACCCGCGACGCGTCGAGGGGCCCGGACGCGGCCAGGGCGGGCACGAGGAAGCGGCGCAGGACGTCCGCGGCGCCCGCGACGTACTCCGAGGAGTAGAGCGGGTCGGGCATCGTGACGCACTCGCCCCACCCCTCCCCCTCGTCCGTCACGAGACGCAGCAGGAGCAGGTCGCGGGTGACCTGCGTGCCGAAGGAGGTGCGGAACGGCGAGACGAGCGGCATCGAGACGTGGATCAGCTCGACGCCCTCGAGCTTCACAGCTGCCTCCTCACGACGTACCACCCGGATCGGTCGAAGCCGGTGATGCGCGCGCCGTCGGCCAGCAGCTCCGACAGCACGTCCCTGACCGCGGTTCGCCAGCGGTGGGCCAGCTCGGGGTCCGTGGACCGCAGCAGGCTGATGTCGCGCGGGACGGCGACCAGCGACACCGCGCCGTCGAGCCGTCCGGCGACCGGGCCACCGTCCGCTCCCAGGCCGACGGCCGTCACCGCCCCGGCCCGCAGCTCGTCGTCGACGGCCTCGGACGTCCGGTCGCCGGAGCAGGCGCGCTCGACCGCGGGATCGCGCAGGCGCCAGCGCACCAGCAGCCGGTCGGACTCGTCGCTGCCGTTGATCGTGTCGGTCAGCGGACCGTAGAAGTTGGGCAGGTACTCGGCCGGCCGGGCGGCGAGCTTGACCAGGTTGAAGTAGGCGTTGCGGCTCACCAGCGGGTCGAACGTCCAGGCGATCTCGGAGATGTCGCGCTCGAGCGCCCACGCGCGCTGGTGCAGCTTGAGCGCGAAGCCGACGTGCCGGCCGACCATCGTGCGGTCGACCCCGGCGATGTGGCTGTGGAGGGCGTCATCGGCCGGCGCGTGGAAGAAGCCCACGCACGCCCCGACCAGGCGGCCGTCGGCAGTAAACGCACCGCCGACGTAGTTGCCGGCCTTCGTGAAGGCACGCAGCAGCTCGAGCGTCAGGGGCGGGTTGTCGTTGCGGCCCCACACCCGCGCATACAGGTCGAGCACCTGCTCGAGCTCCGGGAGCCCGCTGAGCTCGCGCACGTCGACACCGGCGGCCGACGCCGCGGCCTCCGCGACGCGCGCGGCGTCGAGCTGGGGGGCGAGGGCAAGCTTGGTCATGGCATCCGTCCTGTGGGGGTTCTGGGGTGTCGTCATCGCCGGCCGGCCCCTGCGGTGTCGCACTCGGCGGTCGGGACCGCCAGCAGCTCGGTGATCAGCGAGCGGACGAGCCGGGTGCGTCCCGGCAGCTCGTCCACGAGGACGTGCTCGTCGTCGGCGTGGGCGCCACCGCCCACGGCTCCGAGCCCGTCCAGCGTCGGCGTGCCGACCCCGGCGGTGAAATTGCCGTCGGATGCGCCGCCGACCGCCATCGCCGGGACGGGTGGCAGCCCGAGCCGTTCGGCGATCGCGCGGACCCGGTCCAGCAGCTGGGCGGAGGACTCGGCTTCCATGGGCGGCCGGTTGGGGCCGCCGGTCACGAGCGTCCGGGCGCCGGGCAGCACGGGGCCGAGCGACCGGATCGCCAGGTCGACGCGGTCCTGCTCGGCGAGCGTGCGGACCCGGACGTCGACCGCGAACGATCCCTCGGCGGGGATCGTGTTGGTCGTCGCGCCCGCCCGCGCCGCGGTGGGCGTCACCGTCGTGCCGGTCAGGGGGTCGCCGAGCGCCGCGACGGCCAGCGCCTGGTGGGCCAGCTCGAGCGTCGCGTTGATGCCGCGCTCGGGCTCGAGGCCGGCGTGCGCCGCACGTCCCCGCACGACGACGTCGTAGAGCGAGACGCCCTTGCGGGCGGACTTCAGCGCCCCACCGGGGCCGGCACCTTCCAGCACGAGGGCGGCCGACGCGATGCGCGCCTCGTCCTCGATCATCGCCCGTGACGACGGAGAGCCCAGCTCCTCGTCGCCGGTGACCAGCACGGTGACGCCGTCCAGCCCTGCGGCGGCCTGGAAGGCCATCGCCAGCCCCGCCTTCATGTCGAAGCAGCCGGGACCGCGCAGGACCCCGCCCTCGACGGTGCACGGCCGGGTCGCGAGGGAGCCCGTCGCCCACACCGTGTCGTGGTGACCCACGAGCAGCACGCGCGACGGTCCCGTGCCCAGGCGCCAGCGCAGGTGGGTCCGGCCGTCGAGCACGATCCGCACCGGCTCGACCCCGAGCCGGCGACGGCCCACCCGCGCGACGACCTCCGCCGAGCGGGCGACCGCCTCCAGGTCGGCGGAGGGCGACTCGCACTCCACCATCTCCCGCGTGTCGGCGATGAGCGCGTCGAGATCCATCTCAGCTCACCCGCGGCGTCGCGCGGACGCCGAAGTGCAGGTAGCGCTCCCCGGTCGGCAGCTCGAAGAACGTCACCGGCGCCCACGTCTCGGCCTCCGGCGGCTTGGTCACGAAGACGTTCTCCGAGAACGGCACCAGCGGGTACTCGTCGACGGGATCGGGCACCATCTCGGCCAGCGGCCCGACCAGCGTCGTGCGGAGCCAGGGCTCGCCATCAGCCACGAAGACCTCCATGATGACCGACGACCGTTCGTAGCGGCCGACGTACGGCGCGATGTCGACGTCCACGGCCGGCTCCGGCGGCGCGATCGGGCGCGGCATCGTGACGCCGGCCAGCTCTGCGACGATCTCGCGGTACAGCGCCTCGTACAGGTCGCGGCTGCTGTCGCTGTTGGTCAACATCGTGACCGCCAGCCCCGCCTCGGGCAGGACCCGGAGGAAGGCGGACTGGCCGATCGTGTTGCCGTCGTGCCCGTACAGGCGCTGGCCGTCCCAGCCGAACCGGATCCAGCCCAGCCCCCACGAGTCACCCAGGGAGTACTTGTCCGGCAGGTCGGCCTGGTGGGCCGACATCGCCGCGGCCGAGGCCTCGCTGAGCAGCCGGGTCCCGTCGGGAGCGACGCCGCCCGCCATGTGCAGCCGCGCGAACGCCAGGACGTCCGGCGCGCTCGCCGCGACCAGGCCGGCGGGGCCGATCGAGCGCGGCAGCTGCCAGATCGGCGCCACCTGGGGGCGGTCGTCGACCGTCAGGTGACCGACCGCGGCGGCGTGCAGCAGCGCGTCCTCGGGGAGCGTGAGGGCGTGCTTCATCTGCAGCGGCGTGAAGATCCGGTCGCGCAGCGCCTGGTCCCACGTCGTGCCGGTGAGCCGCTCGATGACCAGTCCCAGCACGGAGAACCCGGAGTTGCAGTACGACCACGTGGCGCCGAGCGGGTGGTTCTGGGCCTCGCCCTCGAGCAGGGCGACATACTTCTCCAGGCAGTCGTCGCCGCGGCCGGTGTCGGTGAAGACGTCGCCGTCGATGCCGCTGGTGTGGGTCAGCAGGTGGCGCAGCGTGACCTGCTTGGTCACCTCGGGATCGGACAGCGTGAGGTCCGGCAGGATCTCGACGACCGGGGCGTCCAGGTCGGCCAGGCCCTCGTCGACCAGCTGCATCACGACCGTCGCGGTCCACACCTTGGTGATCGAGCCGATCTGGAAGACCGAGTCCGCAGTGACGGGTGCGCCGGTGTCGACGTTGAGCACGCCGTGGGACGCCACGACCATCTCGTCGTCCCCCTGGGCGTCGAGGCGCAGCACGCCGAGCTGCACGCCGGGGACGCCGTAGCGCTCGGCCAGCTGGGACAGGCGGCGCTCCCAGTGCGCGGTGTCGATCCGCGCGCGGCCGGCGCGCAGCGTGTGCTGCTCGACCCAGTCGACGACGCGATGCGCGTAGTCGAGTCGCTGCGACGGCGGTCCGAGCAGGATGAACGCGTGCGATGCCCCGGGGTACAGCACGA includes these proteins:
- the menC gene encoding o-succinylbenzoate synthase, encoding MKLEGVELIHVSMPLVSPFRTSFGTQVTRDLLLLRLVTDEGEGWGECVTMPDPLYSSEYVAGAADVLRRFLVPALAASGPLDASRVATVLSPFKGHRMAKAALEMAVLDAELRAEGRSFGRELGAVHDRVPCGVSVGIMDSVPQLLDAVDGYLDQGYVRIKLKIEPGWDVEPVRAVRERFGDDVLLQVDANTAYTLADARHLARLDPFDLLLIEQPLEEEDILGHADLARQITTPVCLDESITSAQSAAAAIRLGACQVVNVKPGRVGGYLESRRIHDVCAANGVPVWCGGMLETGIGRAANIALAALPGFTMPGDTSASDRYYRTDITEPFVLDDGMLSVPTGPGIGVLPVPERLADVTTHTEWVSG
- a CDS encoding DUF3090 domain-containing protein, which encodes MPPIVHGFDWPDRLVVGTVGLPGERTFYLQAQTGARLVSVALEKEQAAALSERVEEVLDALMGEEGNPFSVPALTPEGLVDNAPLAQPVEEQFRAGALSLGWDPTTAQLVIDAFPIPVIDPDELEGLEPDDEIEIEPDEVLRVRIPVGLARAFAKRTREVVGAGRPICPLCRQPMDGDDHVCELPDGFR
- a CDS encoding NAD-dependent epimerase/dehydratase family protein, whose product is MAAVLMAADALLIGCGDLGADIGLRLAAQGHDVVAIRRRGDLVPSPLTGVSADLTRERPVLPALDLDRLVVALTARPRSEQAYRQTYVEGMQRALDAVDAAGQRPARAVLVSSTAVYADADPGRLLDETTPPEPGDGPGRMLLKAERVFLDRVPAGTVVRFSGLYGHGEPRLVAQVQRGEVSDPHRWTNRIHRDDAAAAVVHLLTMDDQPERLYIGTDDEPALLGDVAAHVAAQLELPAPPRADPARGHGKRLSNARLRASGWVPQFPTYRQGYVADQ
- a CDS encoding sulfurtransferase, with the translated sequence MTDSEPPLVSTAWLATHLEHPTLRILDATVDLTHPGDPGTSWAVASGAAEHAAEHIPGALHADLLSQFSAPTGIFQRPDADQVTAALAELGIGSFSRIVIYDRAATVWAARLWWVLRSFGIEASVLDGGLTAWQAEGRPTTSEPTPVTPCRPPAVTDRSELFADCEEVLSVVRDGGACLVNTLSTSEFTASEPTFFARGGRIPGSLNVPSFTLLAGDNTFLPVQALRKRFADVLTGPDRKILYCGIGVAACVDALALTLLGETDVAVYDASYEEWAADLSLPVEVHA
- a CDS encoding PucR family transcriptional regulator, with translation MPSSTPRPRASLVRVLDDLGATLLDLVHGDTSRVDDIGGIVIHDRVDAPVLPRHALVLGVAIDDPTEIAGLLGDLGRQDAAGLVIRAPVPFTDEVRAAAEASGVALLGLSRGAPWAHIATMLRSVLAEGDVGGPASETLGGLPSGDLFAVANAISSLLDAPVTIEDNSSRVLAFSSRQDEADSSRVETILGRQVPERYARILNERGVFRDLHRSDQPIYVDEIVADDGSVTLPRVAVAVRAGDEVLGSIWAAVTGPLSEARAGALRDTAQLVALHLLRVRAGADTGRRVRADLLSSVLEGGQGARESLERLGLADARLLVLACTLAGPGASHQGDPSAAHEQQRLADAFAMHLSAVNPRSASALIDGVAYGLVAAGGSPEEAEARATRIATDFLGRIGDRSRPIVAVGPAATHLSDIVRARATTDRILRVLREAGGSRSVARLADVQTESLLMELRDRTIARGEQLTGPLARLVEYDRQHDGQLVPTLQAWLDAFGDVTKASEALFVHTNTFRYRLRRVAEVGEVDLLDSGQRFALTLLLRLWPGLAGGAEQESWPDP
- a CDS encoding SCO1664 family protein; translation: MTTDADLQCGDIELEGRIMPASNATFVGSIGAVKIVYKPVAGEQPLWDFPDGNLARREVAAYLVSEVLGWDVVPRTWLRDGPMGPGMVQLWQDVDPTQDAVDLVPSDAVPEHGWRHVFDGFDAHDRPVSLIHEDSPELRRMAVFDVITNNADRKGGHVLEMPGGHRYGIDHGLTFHAEHKLRTVLWGWVDEALTPYELEGVERVRAALAGELGSALGDLLTEWEISAFAARCDAMLRKPRFPRPRGHMPAIPWPPF
- the ykgO gene encoding type B 50S ribosomal protein L36, translated to MKVRNSLSSLKNQAGSQVVRRRGRTFVINKANPRLKARQG
- a CDS encoding GNAT family N-acetyltransferase — protein: MTKLALAPQLDAARVAEAAASAAGVDVRELSGLPELEQVLDLYARVWGRNDNPPLTLELLRAFTKAGNYVGGAFTADGRLVGACVGFFHAPADDALHSHIAGVDRTMVGRHVGFALKLHQRAWALERDISEIAWTFDPLVSRNAYFNLVKLAARPAEYLPNFYGPLTDTINGSDESDRLLVRWRLRDPAVERACSGDRTSEAVDDELRAGAVTAVGLGADGGPVAGRLDGAVSLVAVPRDISLLRSTDPELAHRWRTAVRDVLSELLADGARITGFDRSGWYVVRRQL
- a CDS encoding histidine phosphatase family protein, with protein sequence MATVILVRHGRTTANASGVLAGRTAGVRLDDVGRRQADRTAERLAVVPLAGVVTSPLERCRQTTRAILAHQDAAVPTSVERGITECDYGDWQGRKLAELAKEELWSVVQSQPSAAVFPGGESLAMMQARSVAAIRRHDAAFEAEHGRGAVWVAVSHGDIIKSILADALGMHLDLFQRINVNPASVSIIRYGTSRPDVLATNTDAGDLSWLRTKPADEDAQVGGGAGHEAPAAARS
- a CDS encoding M20 family metallopeptidase; amino-acid sequence: MDLDALIADTREMVECESPSADLEAVARSAEVVARVGRRRLGVEPVRIVLDGRTHLRWRLGTGPSRVLLVGHHDTVWATGSLATRPCTVEGGVLRGPGCFDMKAGLAMAFQAAAGLDGVTVLVTGDEELGSPSSRAMIEDEARIASAALVLEGAGPGGALKSARKGVSLYDVVVRGRAAHAGLEPERGINATLELAHQALAVAALGDPLTGTTVTPTAARAGATTNTIPAEGSFAVDVRVRTLAEQDRVDLAIRSLGPVLPGARTLVTGGPNRPPMEAESSAQLLDRVRAIAERLGLPPVPAMAVGGASDGNFTAGVGTPTLDGLGAVGGGAHADDEHVLVDELPGRTRLVRSLITELLAVPTAECDTAGAGRR